In Prunus dulcis chromosome 1, ALMONDv2, whole genome shotgun sequence, the following are encoded in one genomic region:
- the LOC117615641 gene encoding vicilin Car i 2.0101-like, protein MVIHIKPRLPLFLFLSLLFLAFSVSFTLGQDREQHCQKRCQDFKRPIIHSECIYQCRMWGPWSLPPAESSNHHKQQQQHEQEQQCKQRCQPQHGHRQQQQCQQECYEQIRQQREREEMQQMCQQSCEMQGSGGQQQQRQQCQRQCEQQVEQLKQCQLRCQMQGQGQQQEQCQRTCRQELEDQQRRQQQEQGPGGGDNKLEDETLNGEPRRRFEQCMQGCERQQQGQGEQEQCPRQCREQFDKEKRQYQQCKQSCEKSSQHDDEKRQCKQQCKQQISLQQGGGNQEEDDDALNGSGYGGAKERFEQCKLSCQSQQGQGQQEQCPKQCKQQFEHEKHQYKQCKRGCENQARDDVQKEQCKQQCTQQMSQQYGQQQEGSTGGGGLNQQQEEEGQMGSQGQSQSQSQSNNPFYFPSHRFQPRFQSNEGGLYVLERFTQRQSEVLRGIKNYRLAIFEARPNTFVLPHHCDAEAIYVVLSGQCTCTLLMQDRKESFNMEHGDVIRVPAGATTYLVNNNSDKTLRIAKLLQPVNNPGRFEEFFPAGSRNSESYFSVFSNDILESAFNTPREQLEHGFKQGQQQQGQGIVMRAPREQLQALSQAASSRRRGDRQSQGPFNLRQQRPVHSNNYGQFFEARPEEFNQLQDMDASVSCIEINQQAMMVPHFNSKATHLIMVVEGKGLVEMACPYLANQSQEIMGQQEQQGEQSGRYMKVTAQLSPGDVFVIPAGHPVALVAQNQNLRILGFGLYAQNNKRNFLAGQEDNIIMHMDREARQLAFGPEMEQIFSKQQQSYFVPTQQGRSRNQHLSSILEFAGVI, encoded by the exons ATGGTGATCCATATCAAACCTAGGCTTCCTCTGTTCTTGTTCCtttcacttctttttcttgctttctCTGTGTCTTTCACTCTTGGTCAAGATAGAGAACAGCACTGTCAAAAACGGTGTCAAGACTTTAAGAGGCCTATAATTCATTCTGAGTGTATCTACCAATGCAGGATGTGGGGGCCCTGGTCTCTTCCTCCGGCGGAAAGTTCTAATCATCacaagcagcagcagcaacatgAGCAGGAGCAGCAATGTAAGCAGCGTTGCCAACCGCAGCACGGCCATaggcagcagcagcaatgTCAGCAAGAGTGTTATGAGCAAATTAGGCAACAGAGAGAGCGCGAGGAAATGCAGCAAATGTGCCAGCAGAGTTGTGAGATGCAGGGGAGCGGTGGCCAGCAGCAACAGAGGCAACAGTGCCAAAGACAGTGTGAGCAGCAAGTCGAACAACTCAAGCAGTGCCAGCTACGGTGCCAGATGCAAGGGCAAGGCCAACAACAAGAGCAATGCCAAAGAACGTGCAGGCAGGAACTTGAAGACCAGCAACGAAGGCAACAACAAGAACAAGGACCTGGCGGAGGGGACAACAAACTAGAGGATGAGACACTAAATGGTGAGCCCAGAAGGCGATTCGAGCAGTGCATGCAGGGTTGCGAGAGACAACAGCAGGGTCAGGGAGAACAAGAGCAATGCCCACGACAGTGCAGGGAACAATTTGACAAGGAGAAAAGGCAGTACCAGCAGTGCAAGCAGAGTTGCGAAAAGTCATCACAGCATGATGATGAAAAACGCCAATGCAAACAACAGTGCAAACAACAGATAAGTCTGCAGCAGGGAGGAGGTaaccaagaagaagatgatgatgcaCTAAATGGCTCGGGCTATGGTGGTGCCAAAGAGCGATTCGAGCAGTGCAAGCTGAGTTGTCAGAGTCAACAAGGTCAGGGACAACAAGAGCAATGCCCAAAACAGTGCAAGCAACAATTTGAACATGAGAAACATCAGTACAAGCAGTGCAAGCGGGGTTGCGAAAACCAAGCACGTGATGATGTTCAAAAAGAACAATGCAAACAACAGTGCACACAACAGATGAGTCAGCAGTATGGTCAGCAGCAGGAAGGAAGCACAGGAGGAGGTGGTCTGAACCAACAACAAGAGGAGGAGGGGCAGATGGGGAGTCAGGGTCAGAGCCAGAGCCAGAGCCAGAGCAACAACCCCTTCTACTTCCCATCACACAGGTTTCAGCCAAGGTTCCAGTCTAATGAAGGTGGGCTTTATGTGCTTGAGAGGTTCACCCAGAGACAGAGTGAGGTTCTTCGCGGCATTAAGAACTACCGCTTGGCCATCTTTGAGGCAAGGCCTAACACTTTTGTTCTCCCACACCATTGTGATGCTGAAGCAATTTACGTTGTTCTGAGCG GACAATGTACTTGTACCCTTTTGATGCAAGACAGAAAGGAGTCCTTCAACATGGAACACGGAGATGTGATTAGAGTTCCTGCAGGGGCTACTACCTACTTAGTTAACAATAACAGTGATAAGACTCTTCGAATTGCAAAGCTCCTTCAGCCTGTTAACAATCCTGGCCGATTTGAG GAATTCTTCCCTGCCGGTTCCAGAAATTCTGAGTCATACTTCAGCGTTTTCAGCAATGACATTCTTGAATCTGCCTTTAAT ACCCCAAGAGAGCAGCTAGAGCATGGCTTTAAGCAGGGCCAGCAGCAGCAGGGCCAAGGCATAGTCATGAGAGCCCCAAGAGAGCAACTCCAGGCACTGAGTCAGGCCGCCTCATCCAGGCGTAGAGGAGACCGTCAGTCTCAGGGTCCATTCAATCTGAGACAACAAAGACCTGTGCACTCTAACAACTATGGCCAGTTCTTTGAGGCTCGCCCGGAGGAGTTCAATCAGCTCCAGGACATGGATGCTTCAGTCAGTTGCATTGAGATCAACCAA CAAGCTATGATGGTGCCACACTTCAATTCAAAAGCAACACACTTGATTATGGTTGTGGAAGGAAAAGGACTTGTTGAAATGGCCTGCCCATACTTGGCAAACCAAAGCCAAGAAATTATGGGACAGCAAGAGCAGCAGGGAGAACAGAGTGGAAGGTACATGAAGGTCACCGCTCAGCTATCACCTGGTGATGTTTTTGTGATCCCGGCTGGTCATCCTGTTGCCCTTGTTGCCCAAAATCAGAACCTCCGAATCCTGGGATTTGGACTCTATGCCCAAAACAACAAGAGGAACTTCCTTGCAG GGCAAGAGGACAACATAATAATGCACATGGACAGAGAGGCTAGGCAGCTGGCATTTGGGCCAGAGATGGAACAAATTTTCAGCAAGCAGCAGCAATCTTACTTTGTGCCAACACAGCAGGGAAGAAGCAGAAACCAACACTTGTCTTCAATTTTGGAGTTTGCTGGCGTAATCTAA
- the LOC117616271 gene encoding type IV inositol polyphosphate 5-phosphatase 7 gives MRDENSKKSKLSWSKKMVRKWFNIKSKTEDFQADDVVSGGGDQVEYRTSFSEREPCTIKKSKTEKFSKNPEQVRRRKMNLDHPRIIDVENHSIFVATWNVAGRSPPSNLKLDEWLHASPPADIYVLGFQEIVPLNAGNVLGAEDNGPAKKWLALIRKTLNNLPGTSGGSGCYTPSPIPHPIVELHADFEGSSRQKSSSFFQRRSFQATQSWRTENDPSISQPRLDRRFSVCDRVIFGHRPSDYDPSFRWGHRPSDYSRPSDYSRPSDYSRPSDYSRWASSDDDNGPGDSPSTVLFSPMSYGGSASNENGYRMPGGHSRYNLVASKQMVGIFLTVWVRSELRDYVQNMKVSCVGRGLMGYLGNKGSISVSMSLHDTTFCFVCTHLTSGQKEGDELRRNSDVMEILRKTRFPRVNGSRALKSPETILEHDRVIWLGDLNYRISLSYRSAKALVEMQNWRALLENDQLRLEQKRGRVFAGWNEGKIYFPPTYKYSTNSDRYAGDDMHPKEKRRTPAWCDRILWYGEGLQQLSYVRGESRFSDHRPVYGVFWAEVESSQSRLKKSTSYSSSRIEVEELLPYSHGYTELNFF, from the exons ATGAGAGATGAGAATTCCAAGAAAAGCAAG CTCTCATGGTCAAAGAAAATGGTCAGAAAGTGGTTCAATATCAAGAGCAAAACTGAGGACTTTCAGGCAGATGATGTTGTTTCTGGAG gaGGTGATCAGGTCGAATACAGGACTAGCTTCTCAGAGAGGGAACCGTGCACAATTAAGAAAAGCAAGACAG AGAAATTTAGCAAGAACCCAGAGCAGGTCCGTCGACGAAAAATGAATCTTGACCATCCTCGAATCATAGATGTAGAAAACCATAG CATTTTTGTTGCTACATGGAATGTGGCTGGAAGATCTCCACCAAGTAATTTAAAACTAGATGAGTGGCTTCATGCCTCACCTCCTGCAGACATTTATGTTCTTGG ATTTCAAGAGATAGTTCCCCTAAATGCTGGTAATGTTCTGGGAGCAGAAGACAATGGCCCTGCCAAGAAATGGCTGGCTCTCATTCGAAAGACTTTAAACAATCTTCCCGGTACCAGCGGGGGTAGTGGGTGCTATACACCATCTCCCATCCCTCATCCAATTGTAGAACTACATGCAGATTTTGAAGGATCAAGTAGGCAGAAGagctcttctttctttcaacGCCGATCATTCCAGGCGACCCAAAGCTGGAGAACGGAGAATGACCCTTCAATCTCACAACCTCGACTTGATCGAAGGTTCAGTGTTTGTGATCGGGTGATCTTTGGTCACAGGCCAAGTGACTATGATCCCAGTTTCAGATGGGGTCATAGGCCAAGTGACTATTCAAGGCCGAGTGACTACTCAAGGCCAAGTGACTACTCAAGGCCAAGTGACTATTCTAGGTGGGCTTCGTCTGATGATGATAATGGACCAGGTGATTCACCAAGTACTGTTTTATTCTCACCAATGTCCTATGGTGGATCTGCATCCAATGAAAATGGATATAGAATGCCAGGAGGGCATTCAAGGTACAACTTAGTTGCAAGCAAGCAAATGGTTGGCATCTTTCTTACAGTATGGGTCAGGAGTGAACTGAGGGATTATGTTCAAAACATGAAAGTATCATGTGTTGGAAGAGGATTGATGGGTTATCTTGGGAATAAG GGATCCATCTCAGTAAGTATGTCTTTGCACGATACAACCTTTTGCTTTGTTTGTACTCACTTAACATCGGGACAGAAGGAGGGTGATGAACTAAGAAGGAATTCAGATGTCATGGAAATCCTTCGGAAGACCAGGTTTCCGCGGGTTAATGGCTCCCGCGCGCTGAAATCCCCAGAAACAATCCTGGAGCATGA TCGAGTTATATGGCTTGGGGATTTGAATTATCGAATTTCCCTCTCATACCGCTCTGCTAAAGCGTTAGTTGAGATGCAAAATTGGAGGGCCTTGTTAGAGAATGACCAG TTACGGCTAGAGCAGAAACGTGGTCGTGTCTTTGCTGGCTGGAATGAGGGGAAGATTTATTTTCCACCAACTTACAAGTATTCAACTAACTCAGACAGATACGCAGGGGATGATATGCACCCAAAGGAGAAACGTCGAACACCTGCTTG GTGTGATCGAATATTGTGGTATGGTGAAGGTCTCCAACAATTATCTTATGTCCGTGGAGAATCTAGGTTCTCAGATCACAGACCAGTTTATGGTGTATTTTGGGCTGAGGTTGAGTCAAGCCAGAGCCGGTTGAAGAAAAGCACGAGTTATTCTAGTTCCAGGATTGAAGTGGAGGAGCTTCTTCCATATTCTCATGGATATACTGAGCTAAACTTTTTCTGA